A stretch of DNA from Coccidioides posadasii str. Silveira chromosome 4, complete sequence:
TTGTTCAGACAGAACCATCTTCGCACAGTATTTCGCGCTGGTGATTGCACTGAGGTATTGAAAGATTGGATCCTCTCAGGCTTAAACCCGCACTAGTCCCATTTCATGCGTATGTAATAAATCGActtctctttttattttttttttttttcccttgacATCCCACACTTTTTAGCACACACCTCCATATCATCTCCAAGGAGCTCAATTCCTCGACATCCTCCATTTCCTCCGCCCCTTTGTCAAGTATCCGACGTCCTTGTTGGCTTCGATCCTTGACAAAGATACAATCTGGTTCGTCTACACGTACAATCACGTTCACTTTTGTTTGACGCCATCGATTTCCAGCCTCGAAAGTCCTGCGAGATTTATTGTGCTGTGGTCGGCTCTGCGGCATTCTCTCCCTTGGCCGTAGCGATACTCGTGTGCTTTTAACTAACCAACGAATAGAGTCATTTAGACCTCTGTGTCGACTGACTTCCTGGCCACACAAGAGCGCCTTCGACTTTGCCGTCGCCCGCCGTTGCTTGTAAGGCTGTCTCGTCCGGCGGTTCACGTGCGTCCATTTTCTACCTCCACGCACCAACTTTCCGTTGGTTGGACTGGACAAGTCATTTAAAAGCTTTGTTTTTGAACTGCCCTGTTGTGACGAACTCGAGCGTCTGTTATCGATGCCTTCCGGCCCCGAGCTCATACAACTCTTTTAACTTTTATCGTTTGAAACATTTCTCGGGCGGTATCTCGCAAAGTTCCGTGTCGCGATCGGTCGTCCCACAAATATCCCCGAGCAATCATCGCCACATCCATACAAGCCTTGTTGGTTTGATTGTGGGATAATCTGCCATCGGTGGGGCAGCTCGCTGGTGGAGGTCGTCTCTTGTTTGTTAGATTGGTGACGGGGGCGTGCAACTGGCATAGCCTAGAAGGGACAGCTACTGGCTACCGCGCCGTAACGCCAGTAGAATCCAACTCGTACCTCTAGCTTGATTTCCTCAGCCTCTTGAGTTGTCTCCAAATGGCGACACCGACACCAAAGTCGGCGGCTGACATGCCCGCTTTTTCCTATGCGCAGGCCGCGAAGGGTTTGGTTTCTTCAACTCCTACTCAGTCAACCACTGAAAACCAAGGAAAATCGACGATTTCGGCGAATGAACCGACAAAGGTCGAGATGATTGATAGCTCCAACAACAAGGACTCGAAACAGGCACCGGGCTCTAATGAGTCTACGGACATCCTTGGGAAACAGAAACTTGGAATAGAACGGGACCTTACCAAAAACATCTCTTCGGGAGCATCTTCTCCGAGTGTTGCGACAGCATCCACTGACACGTTACCCAAAGAGGACGATATGTCACTTACGCCCAACGGGTCATCAGATTCTACCTGGGATAAGCAATCCCAGGCTTCTGTTTTGATTGACAAGCCCAATCAAACCCCAGAAGGAAGCAAAGAGAAGTCTTCGGAAAACGGGTCGGAGAAAGGCAGCATGCCTTTGAAAGAGCTGAGGGCAGCCCCGATTCCTGCTGTAAACATTTGGCAGCAGAGACGTGAAGCCCAAGAAGCGAAAGTCAAGGCCAATGCGGCTTTGAAGCCAGCGAGTACGCTCCCCAAACTTGCTCCGAAGGCCTCTATCGCACAGTTTGGCTCTGAGGCTCGTCCAGACGCATCAAAGGGTAGCAACAGGAGGAAGTCCTCTGAGTCTTTcggggagaagaagagagcaGGTGATGGTGAGTTATCGGACTACctgtttttcttttatttttatttattcaTTTTTCGTTCGCTTTATAATATATACGACCCTAACCCTTTCATAGCTCCAAAAAAGAATAACGTACGATCGCATCGGTCTGCTACAGAGCCTGATCCAACTGAGCCATTACCATCAATGGCGGACACTGCATCATGGCCAACACCACAACTTGCGCAAGGCGAGGAACAACGAAGGGCGCAAGGAAAGGTCGAGAAAACAGAACGGTCTGATAAAGAAAAGCCCGCTGGCTCCCGACCTCACGGAAAGGAAAAGTGGATGCCTGTGCCTTATGTGCCTACAGCAGTCTTTTCCACCCCGCTACCACCGGCCGCTCGAAGGGGTGGCAGAGCTGCAAGAGGATCCAGGGAGGGTGGTGCACATGGCGGCAGTCAAATCCATGGAAATAATGCTGGTGGTGAGAAATCCAACTTCAGCTTTGATGGTATGGGTTTTTCTAACCGAGAGTTAGACCGGCGAGCGACCGGTGATTCCAGGTCTGCCCAAGGAGCTAAACTAAATGGTGCAGACGCCGTATTTGATGGAGAAAGCTCCCACTCAGACGGAGCACAAAATGGCAAACTCAAAAATGCTGAAGGGGCGTATCCGGAGAGCAACCGAACTACACACTTTGAATCATCCCAGCAACGACAAGACTCCAAATCATTCGGTAAGTCTCAGGAGTCGTCAAATGCACCTCACACCCATGCTCCAAGGCAGGGCGGGCCGCACGGCGAAGGTTACTCCCGCTATGGCCAAAATGCAGAACGACGCTTCGAAAGCGGCCCGCGTTCTGCAGACCCTTTCAAAGAGTCAAACTCGTTCGCGCTTAGGGAGCGGGACTTTGGTCGAGACCGTGATTACCAGCGAGGTGATTTCCACAGGGAGAGAGACTATGGTAGAGAACATCGGGGAGAGTCCCGTTCTGAAAGGGGCCGGGGCAGCTACCGGGGACGCGGTGGACATTCTAATTATACTAGTGCACAAAATACAGCATTCCATAGCGCTCCGATCCCACAACACCCGTTCTCAACTCCTAAGAACTTCACTTTCAGCAATGACCGACACCGCATGCAACAGCCGGGCCCCCAAAACGGATCCCAGGGCAGTGCTAGAATGGGTTTGCGGTCGCCCTCGATGCCCAATCCCGCGATCTATGGACCATTACCTTACCCGATACAGACCGACCTCACTTCCGTGTATGGATACCCCCAAATTCCCCAGGGTCCCATGACTGCCGTCCCATATCAACCGTATATGGAGCAATATTCCTTGATGAGCATGATTTCGATGCAATTGTATGTCAAAGTTTGTAAGTGGCCCTGATTCTTGAACTCTGCTAACTTAATTTTCAGGGAATACTACTTTTCGGTTGATAACCTTTGCAAAGATTTATTCCTTCGAAAGCACATGGATTCTCAAGGCTTCGTTCTTTTGAGCGTTATCGCTGCTTTCAAGCGCATTAAGTCCCTAACTGAGGACATGGACGTTCTTCGCCTGGTTTGCCGCCAACTGAAAAACGTTGACTATAGACCTAGCGAGGATGGTTTGGATCGTGTCCGCAAGAGGGAAAAATGGGATCAGTGGGTCCTAAGCATGGAGATGCGAGACCCTTCAGCTCAGAATGAAGGTCCACCGCCAGTTACAACTTCACCTTCCACAAATTTTGATGGTCTCAATGAGAATGGAATGACTGTGCAACAGGATGGATATTCTAATCTTACGAACGGAGCCACGCATGCTACCTCCACAACATCGCCACCATCAAGTGCGCCGTCGTTGGACACTGCCAATAGCCAAGCCCCCGCTCGTTCTGTCAAGTTGTCTTCCACTGCAGCCGAATTTTCTCCTCTGGTCCCTCCGACGACACAGAATGAAAATGTTAGTGAGAGAGATCCCGTTTCTGAAAATACCTTTCCAGACGAGCAAATCGGGGATTTGGTGATTGTGGTGCGTAAGCCTGGAATTCCCAGCCCAGCTCAGTCGCCTTTTCTCGGGCCCTCGTCTCGTTCTTTCTCCAATGGATTTGTTGACGGTTATAAAGCAGCCCTCGGGCAATTAAATGCAGAAAATCGGTCGCCGTTAGTTGCTCACGGAAGTTCACCCGGGTCAGATAGGTACTGGTCAGGTCAATCCCGAATCGCTTGTTTACTTGCTAATGATGTTTAGTGCCGATGTGGATCGACGAAGGAAATCCGCCTGCTTACCAAAGTCACACTCGTTGATCAAGTCTTCTGAGCAAGCAAGCGGTCCTTTGCCTACGTTCTGGATTAAAAACGACAAGTCTCCCATCGAATCCCTTCCGACAGGTCTTGTTCACGAGTCTTACACCGTATTCCGCACGCAGGCCCTTGAGAAGCGTCTATCCGACTCTTTGAGTGAAACTCCTGTGGATATGGATGTGCTCTATCAATTTTGGTCTCACTTCTTGGTTCGAAATTTTAATTCTCGAATGTACAATGAGTTTAGGAGCTTGGCGTTTGATGATGTTTCGTCTAGAAGTTCTACCGTTGGCCTTCGATATCTCATCAAGTTCTATGATGGCGTTCTTTCAAGCAACAGACTGATCGGTGATGGTGTTGCTCGTGATCTTATCGCGCTTGTGAAATCGGAAACCGGCGATAAGGAGCGGCCCGCTTTTCAACGTCTTCGATGTGCATGGAGGAACGGCGCGTTTAACCTCAGAAGCAGAAAGAAAATCGATGGTTTGATTGACGACAATTTACGAGCCGAACTGGAACGTTAACTGTCTTGTGAAGGTTTAATTTGCGCATCGAATTTTCAGTTAGAACGGTCTTCTATTATTAATGTTCATCCTTCCGCAAGCCTCGCCCTGATATCCGATTTCGCATAACCGTGCCCGCTGTCAAGAGCGATTTATTCAGACTTTTTACCTCTAGTGAGCAGTCGCCGTGATATTTTCTCCGAGATGCGCATGTCGATTTGTCCGCTATATCACACCAATTTCGAGATCAATCCTGCTGTTCTGATAGAATTGACTTCGACCTCAGTATTTTGTTTCGCCCTTCCCTCTACGAATATGACCCACCACCCATACCCCGGATtgccccaaaaaaaaaaaaaaaaaaaaaaaaaaaaaaaaaaaaaagggaaaatatCTCATTTTTAAGGAAATACAAGTCACGTTTAAAATATTGCATTATAAACGGAAAATCTCATTTGGTCAAGTTCTGGGGTTACACTTTTTCACCATTTTTCTCTTCGGCATTTCGATTCGGACCTTTGACAGGCGCCTCACTTCATTTTCCTCGATCTTTACTTCCGCTGTCTATGGAATGTCATGCTTTTGCGCATGACCCTGCTGCCGTTGCGTTCTCTTTGGCCTTCGACTCAGCCGAGCATTGGCCACAATGGCTCATGCGGGATAAAGGGACATTCATGGAATAGCAGGATGCTGTTTTGATTTTCTCTTAAAAATTTGGTCTTAATGATTTTACGGTTTGCTGCATGTCTGTCAGGGTCTTAGGTTGATGTTTATTTCCCAATTTTTGTCCAAGGACGCGTTTCAAAAAGCACTTACCATGATGGCATGGGTTTCATTTCTGATTAGTGTGTTCTTTATGCCTTTGTCTTTCTATGTCTGTTACAAGATCGATGTTCCCTGATCGTATTTTCACATTAGTTTTCATTCGTGacctttcctttctctcaGCTTGAGACTCTCGATCCAACTCCCGTCCATTTCTATCTGTTGTTTGTTCTGACTCATAATGGATTACCCGTGACCTACTATGGAGGATCAAGTCTGCATGCTGCGGATAATTCTGAGTCGTAGCTTTTATCATATAGGCCCcagtaaaaaaaaaaaaaaaaagaaatttatATAATAGTAAATTGTTTATCTGGTACCTTCGTCACCGCCGCTTGTACGGTTTTTGATGGTTAGTCATGTGACCGTGTGTCTGGGGCCAACCTTGACGGCATTATCGCGACGGCAATCATTCCAGGCTTTTAGCAACAAATATTACTGGACAagaatttttcttttcaaccTACAGTCTGCTCAGTATGGAGGTGGCGCGTGGATCAATCCTGTCGAGGAGGCTGCTCGCCTCCAGCTCTACGCACCTTTGGCGACCCTCGACGATTCCAGCATGGCCGACAGCAGCCTCGGCCAATCTCTGCCTCGTCCAGAATCGGAGCCTTTCAAGACGGCACTTCAACAGTTCGCGAGGTCTTGCCGCAGATAACTCGTTCCTCAATCTCTCCGCTTCTAGCGGTGGCGGTTCCGTTCCCCCAACCTACTTTTCCAATCGTCAGTCGCTACCCGCAAATACGATTATTAGATTTGTTCCGCAGCAGACGGCATGGATTGTGGAGCGGATGGGGAAATTTCACAGGATTTTAGAACCGGGATTGGCGATTCTGATGCCGTTTATTGACCGGATTGCCTATGTGAAGAGCTTGAAGGAAGTGGCGATTGAGATACCAAGTCAGAATGCTATCACAGCCGATAACGTGACGCTGGAGCTGGACGGAGTGCTTTATACTAGAGTGTTTGACGCGTACAAGGCTAGGTATGCGATTATCTTTACATTTTATTTGACAAGCCGCCGTGGCGTTGAAGCGGAATTATTAACCTAAGGTCGTGTTTATAGTTATGGTGTAGAAGACGCCGAATACGCGATTTCTCAATTGGCCCAGACGACCATGCGTTCGGAAATTGGCCAGCTCACTCTAGACCACGTCCTTAAAGAACGAGCTAATCTTAATGCGAATATTTCTCAAGCCATCAACGAGGCCGCGCAGGATTGGGGCGTGGTATGTCTTCGTTACGAAATAAGAGATATCCATGCTCCTGAAGGAGTTGTGGCGGCTATGCATCGTCAAGTCACCGCAGAAAGATCCAAGAGAGCTGAAATTTTGGAATCTGAAGGTCAGAGACAGAGCGCAATCAACATCGCAGAGGGTCGGAAACAATCCGTGATCTTGGCCTCCGAAGCCTTAAAAATGGAGCAGATTAACCTAGCAGAGGGTGAAGCAAAGTCGATCCGACTAAAGGCTGATGCAACCGCCCGTGGAATTGATGCTATCGCAAGGGCCATAGAGGATGGTCAACAGAATGCCCAGGCAGCTGTCAGTCTGTCTGTTGCCGAGAAGTATGTTGATGCCTTTGGAAAACTTGCCCGGGAAGGGACTGCAGTCGTGGTTCCGGGTAACGTTGGAGACATGGGAGGCATGATAGCTAGCGCTTTGGCTGTCTATGGCAAGGTCAATGAAGGCCAGGCTAAAGCCCTGGCCGCAAAGGCCATTCTTCCACAGGGGACAGGTGAAAAGGAAGCGCGGGATCGCAGAAGCGTTGAGACAGACCGTGGTCTCCATCAAGAAGCAGCCCCTCAGAGCACTCAACAGCCTGATTCCCCTGCTCCTCAACAAAGTGAGGTTGCCGAAAGCGTCCTGGAATCCTTCGAGGAAACGAGTCACCGCAGGAGGCCATGAGTTCTAATCTAAATTGATATCCACTTCGTCATGTGTTTTAATCTAGCGTTTTCGGTATATTTGGTTTCCAAACTTGGCTTCGCCGCTCAGCATAATTGCCGGCGTTCTGGTCCTGGATGCGCGTAACAAACGGCTCGTCGACAtcggaaaaagaagaatcaTTTGTCTCTAGATGGCAGGGGGGTTTGCATGGGATACTTGCCCGATACCAAAAGTGTATGATAGGCGATCTTTGTATGAATACTCTATTTTGATAACCTCAAGGTTGCACTAAGCTTCCCGGTTGTGCTGGGACCTAAGCTTTCGTATCCATGTAATCAGTGAGCGAACCAATCTGCAACTAAACGACGCATGCCGAGTTAGTTAACTTTGTCCTTCCACCACCTGCAGATCATCGGCGACGACACCACGCGAAGCAGCGAAGCCTCAGTCATAACCGTGGCTCTTTGACCATCTGGTTTGTCTCATTATTTGATTTATTTTCGTTCGCAATTATCCACTCGGACAACTGGCCAACCGAATTTAATTTCGCTCCCAAAGACCATCCCGCATTGCCATGCGTGATCAGTTCGCTCCCTGAATATCCAGTGATCACAGGCTCCGGCCACCACGCCGAATTCAAACCCAACCACGCTCAAATAACTATCGGGCGAAAAGCGTTGAAATGCATATTATCAAGCCTGTCTGGCTGACACACGGAGGTAATGGTTTCTAGGTTCTTGCTGCCTTGGAGCATTGAGCTGACCATTACTCTGCTTTCACGTAGGTGACCGAAAGGATTATGAAGTCTATAGTTGCGACGTCTCGCCAGATGGGAAAAGACTTGTCACAGCCGCTGGAGGTAAGCGACGATGGGCTTCTGcgcgccttttttttttttttttcctttgtttCTTGCGACTCGATGTTATATTTCGCATCCTCCATTCCGGTTCTGGTAGTGGACAATAGCTAACAAATACGACCGGCCCATGGTCAACTTGAGATACAGATGGCTACGTTAGGATATGGTCTACGGACGCGATCTACAATGCGGTGGACCCAGAGTATGCAGATAAACCTAAGCAATTGGCGTCGTTGAGCAATCACTCGGGTACTATCCATGCGGTTCGATTCTCTCACAACGGGAAATATCTCGCTTCCGGCGCAGATGATAAGATTGTTTGTGTATATGTGCATGAACCGAATCCTCCCTCACATACTTCGACTTTCGGTAAGCTTTCTCGAGGATTTTGGGGTCTCGGAGCGGATAGGAGAGCTGATAAAATTTCCGTTCATAGGAACAAATGAACCTCCGCCAGTCGAGAACTGGCGCACCATACGAAGGTTGATAGGCCATGACAATGATGTGCAAGATTTAGGATGGTCATGGGACTCCTCCATACTGGTGTCTGTGGGCTTGGATTCTAAGGTCGTGGTGTGGTCCGGGCATACATTTGAGAAGCTGAAGACCATCCCAAGCCATCAAAGTCACGTCAAAGGGATTACTTTCGATCCAGCAAATAAATATTTCGCTACTGCAAGTGATGACCGCACGATACGGATATTTCGGTTTACTTCTCCCAGTCCAAACTCCACTGCTCACGACCAGATTCAAAATTTCGTCTTAGAACACACTGTTAAAGCACCGTTTGTGAACTCTCCATTGACAACTTATTTTCGACGTTGCTCCTGGTCTCCGGACGGAACCCATATTGCCGCCGCGAATGCCGTCAATGGACCTGTTAGCGCAGCTGCAATCATAAATCGCGGTTCTTGGGATAGTGATATTAACCTGATTGGCCATGAAGCACCAGTTGAAGTCTGTGCTTTTTCCCCAAGACTATATTCATTTAGCCCGCCGGGCAAAAGCGCAACTGATAACCAAGGAAACGCCGGCCCCACGCTTGTGACAGTAATCGCATGTGCTGGTGGAGACAAATCCCTAAGTGTCTGGATTACGATCAACCCGCGTCCCATTGTTATAACTCAAGATTTATCCGCGAAGGCGATCTCTGATCTCGCGTGGAGTCCTGATGGAAAAAACCTATTCGCCACAGCGCTTGATGGAACGATATTAGTCGTACGCTTTGAAGATCAGGAACTTGGTTACCCCATGCCGATGGAGGAAAACGAGAAATCTTTAACCAAGTTTGGCACAAGTAGGAGAGGTGCTGGGATTGTGGAATCAGCCAATGGTTTATTGCTTGAAGAGATGAGTAAAGCGGGAGAAATCAAAGGTGTCGAAGGTCGTATGGGAGCGTTGATGGGAGACGGCCATCCGTCGACCGACCAAGGGGTAAATGGTACTCCCGGAGATTTATCTAGGAGCGGAGCTGCAACTG
This window harbors:
- a CDS encoding uncharacterized protein (EggNog:ENOG410PN86~COG:J,O), coding for MATPTPKSAADMPAFSYAQAAKGLVSSTPTQSTTENQGKSTISANEPTKVEMIDSSNNKDSKQAPGSNESTDILGKQKLGIERDLTKNISSGASSPSVATASTDTLPKEDDMSLTPNGSSDSTWDKQSQASVLIDKPNQTPEGSKEKSSENGSEKGSMPLKELRAAPIPAVNIWQQRREAQEAKVKANAALKPASTLPKLAPKASIAQFGSEARPDASKGSNRRKSSESFGEKKRAGDAPKKNNVRSHRSATEPDPTEPLPSMADTASWPTPQLAQGEEQRRAQGKVEKTERSDKEKPAGSRPHGKEKWMPVPYVPTAVFSTPLPPAARRGGRAARGSREGGAHGGSQIHGNNAGDRRATGDSRSAQGAKLNGADAVFDGESSHSDGAQNGKLKNAEGAYPESNRTTHFESSQQRQDSKSFGKSQESSNAPHTHAPRQGGPHGEGYSRYGQNAERRFESGPRSADPFKESNSFALRERDFGRDRDYQRGDFHRERDYGREHRGESRSERGRGSYRGRGGHSNYTSAQNTAFHSAPIPQHPFSTPKNFTFSNDRHRMQQPGPQNGSQGSARMGLRSPSMPNPAIYGPLPYPIQTDLTSVYGYPQIPQGPMTAVPYQPYMEQYSLMSMISMQLEYYFSVDNLCKDLFLRKHMDSQGFVLLSVIAAFKRIKSLTEDMDVLRLVCRQLKNVDYRPSEDGLDRVRKREKWDQWVLSMEMRDPSAQNEGPPPVTTSPSTNFDGLNENGMTVQQDGYSNLTNGATHATSTTSPPSSAPSLDTANSQAPARSVKLSSTAAEFSPLVPPTTQNENVSERDPVSENTFPDEQIGDLVIVPSGN
- a CDS encoding uncharacterized protein (EggNog:ENOG410PFBB~COG:C~MEROPS:MER0192051~BUSCO:7677at33183), which produces MEVARGSILSRRLLASSSTHLWRPSTIPAWPTAASANLCLVQNRSLSRRHFNSSRGLAADNSFLNLSASSGGGSVPPTYFSNRQSLPANTIIRFVPQQTAWIVERMGKFHRILEPGLAILMPFIDRIAYVKSLKEVAIEIPSQNAITADNVTLELDGVLYTRVFDAYKASYGVEDAEYAISQLAQTTMRSEIGQLTLDHVLKERANLNANISQAINEAAQDWGVVCLRYEIRDIHAPEGVVAAMHRQVTAERSKRAEILESEGQRQSAINIAEGRKQSVILASEALKMEQINLAEGEAKSIRLKADATARGIDAIARAIEDGQQNAQAAVSLSVAEKYVDAFGKLAREGTAVVVPGNVGDMGGMIASALAVYGKVNEGQAKALAAKAILPQGTGEKEARDRRSVETDRGLHQEAAPQSTQQPDSPAPQQSEVAESVLESFEETSHRRRP